The proteins below are encoded in one region of Brassica napus cultivar Da-Ae chromosome A6, Da-Ae, whole genome shotgun sequence:
- the BNAA06G27650D gene encoding uncharacterized protein BNAA06G27650D, which translates to MHIREYIPSWIFQLFGCMGGCFGSCNKPPPLIVAVDEPSKGLRIQGRLVKKPSVSDDFWSTSTCDMDNNSTMQSQRSVSSISFTNNTATSASSSSNPNEFVNTGLNLWNQTRQQWLASGSSRTKAKVREPTISWNATYESLLGVNKRFSRPIPLPEMVDFLVDVWEQEGLYD; encoded by the exons ATGCATATCCGTGAATATATTCCTTCTTGGATCTTCCAGTTATTTGGTTGCATGGG AGGTTGTTTTGGGAGCTGTAATAAACCACCACCGCTTATAGTTGCAGTGGATGAGCCTTCTAAAGGGTTAAGGATTCAAGGTCGTTTAGTCAAGAAGCCGAGCGTATCAGACGATTTCTGGAGCACGAGCACCTGCGATATGGATAACAACAGCACAATGCAGTCACAGAGAAGCGTGTCTTCTATTAGCTTCACTAACAACACTGCTACTTCTGCAAGTAGTAGTAGCAACCCCAATGAATTTGTAAACACCG GATTGAACCTCTGGAACCAAACTAGACAACAATGGCTTGCAAGTGGATCTTCTCGAACAAAGGCCAAAGTTCGAGAACCTACAATAAG CTGGAATGCAACATATGAGAGCCTGTTGGGTGTGAACAAGCGGTTCTCACGTCCAATACCTCTTCCt GAAATGGTGGATTTTCTGGTGGATGTGTGGGAGCAAGAGGGCTTGTATGATTGA